One Syngnathus acus chromosome 13, fSynAcu1.2, whole genome shotgun sequence genomic window carries:
- the wdr74 gene encoding WD repeat-containing protein 74 isoform X2, whose translation MGESSRPCTVWLGSETGILKGVSVSRRQAFNFCNSSQLSRQHEVRTLCWADAAESELLVGAVDGTVKTFSVEKGEFTNFRSCADPAEGSFVGMAVVDGGSTLVTCVDSGVLKVWRDESSEPTTEIRVGSDVARMRQNTEHPHKVATGGKDNCLKVWDLEKPDKPVFTAKNLRNDWLNLQQPHWVKDMAFIPGSDKVVTCTGYHQVHVYDPSTPQRRPVLEVTYGEYPLTSLSLPATGGSVVVGNTHGQIAVLDLRKGLVRGCFKSLCGSVRGLQCHASQPLVASCGLDRFLRIHSLEDRRVQHKVYLKSRLNCLLLASRNLEDLDDAGDAGQEVKEEDNDVDEVWDAMEQVREQEENLKRKTSEEEGDNSKRKALEDENSKSATSEEERENPEKETPEEEGDNSKRKALEDENSKSATFEEERENPEKETPEEAEQPKKKRRKRKKAQA comes from the exons ATGGGTGAAAGCAGTCGGCCATGTACCGTGTGGCTGGGCTCGGAAACGGGCATTCTGAAGGGCGTCAGTGTGTCCCGCAGACAAGCCTTCAACTTCTGCAACAGCTCACAGCTGAGCCGCCAGCACGAGGTCCGGACACTGTGCTGGGCCGACGCGGCCGAGAGCGAGCTCCTGGTTGGCGCCGTAGACGGAACCGTCAAGACATTCAGCGTGGAAAAGGGAGAATTTACCAACTTCCGTAGCTGCGCTGATCCCGCCGAGGGCTCCTTCGTCGGCATGGCGGTTGTGGACGGCGGCTCAACCCTGGTGACGTGCGTGGATAGTGGCGTGCTCAAAGTATGGAGAGACGAAAGCTCCGAGCCCACCACGGAGATCCGCGTAGGGAGCGACGTGGCCCGAATGAGACAGAACACAGAGCACCCGCACAAGGTGGCAACCGGCGGGAAGGACAATTGTCTCAAAGTGTGGGACCTCGAGAAGCCCGACAAGCCCGTTTTCACCGCTAAGAACCTGCGGAACGACTGGCTGAATCTACAGCAGCCGCACTGGGTCAAAGACATGGCCTTCATACCAGGATCCGACAAGGTGGTCACCTGCACGGGATACCACCAG GTCCACGTGTACGACCCCTCCACACCCCAACGTCGTCCGGTCCTGGAGGTCACCTACGGGGAGTATCCACTGACGTCATTGTCTCTTCCTGCCACCGGAGGTTCGGTGGTGGTCGGGAATACGCACGGTCAGATCGCTGTGCTGGACTTACGAAAAGGCCTGGTGCGGGGATGCTTCAAGAGTCTCTGCGGGAGTGTGCGGGGTCTCCAGTGCCACGCCTCGCAACCCCTGGTGGCATCTTGCGGCCTGGACCGCTTCTTGCGGATCCACAGCCTGGAGGACCGGCGGGTGCAGCACAAGGTTTACCTAAAATCCCGCCTCAACTGCCTCCTGCTCGCCAGCCGAAACTTGGAGGatttggacgacgccggggaCGCCGGGCAGGAGGTTAAGGAGGAGGACAACGATGTGGACGAAGTATGGGATGCCATGGAGCAAGTGAGGGAGCAAGAGGAGAATCTCAAGAGGAAAACATCTGAGGAGGAAG GTGACAACTCCAAGAGGAAAGCACTAGAGGATGAGAATTCCAAGAGTGCAACTTCTGAAGAGGAAAGAGAGAATCCTGAGAAGGAAACACCAGAGGAGGAAGGTGACAACTCCAAGAGGAAAGCACTAGAGGATGAGAATTCCAAGAGTGCAACTTTTGAGGAGGAAAGAGAGAATCCTGAGAAGGAAACACCAGAGGAAGCGGAACAgccgaagaagaagaggaggaaaagaaagaaagctcaAGCCTGA
- the zgc:162872 gene encoding BAR_ACAPs and ArfGap_ACAP domain-containing protein, with protein sequence MDALLDFSECVSDSPAFRLNLDQFEEDVFLLQTQLDKVMRLCGKMVEAGQAYNTANQMFLAGLSELFTRHKEDGVIANCLSQFKEGLQELLTFHAMLLDQSQRAISHQLSSLCKQFLPQMAETRDEFVRIGDDLDTAALKNAQVSRHKTAEAERASHLLIATRKCYQHFALDYCLQLNTFKTQQKVDILNSVFSLVNAQLTYFHQGFDLLRDLEPAMKVMATQLCERSDECASKRKELEHNHLLVQQRDASGETLFRLCVGNDDIIQGYLFKRSRRKSKTWKRCWFSIRDNQLIYRKSHKDASMLLFEDLRLCAIKSLDDQDRRFCFQLMSVHKCCALQADSEHVRLAWMGALQGSIDLAYRERGQAAPAQPQEPHPASGGDNAAANQKTAVLGAALQGAGNRHCCDCGEEEPRWAAVNLGITVCIQCSGIHRSLGVHVSKVRSLTLDSWEAEQLKLLCVLGNDAINNIYEARCHDRIKPTTESPHAEKEAWIRDKYVEKAFVRRNDAAMHHDDVEASPLSHLYRAAVAGDLVALVAALAQGAPVNGSLAPEEGRTALIGAAQGGSLLASEFLLQNSANVNHRDRRGQGALHAAATAGHTGQVCLLLKRGANQYAVDESGRDPLAIAVETAHADIVTLLRMARMNEEMRDSEGAFGATGDDQTFQDIFRDFSNMASHDPEKLARRTFSRDGNDGNP encoded by the exons ATGGACGCGTTGCTGGACTTCTCTGAGTGCGTCTCGGATTCTCCTGCCTTCAG GCTGAACCTGGATCAGTTTGAGGAGGATGTATTTCTTCTACAGACACAACTAGACAAG GTCATGAGGTTGTGCGGCAAGATGGTGGAGGCAGGACAAGCGTACAacacagccaatcagatgttcCTCGCCGGCCTGTCCGAGCTTTTCACACGACACAAGGAGGACGGTGTTATTGCG AACTGCCTGAGCCAATTCAAGGAAGGCCTGCAGGAGCTGCTCACTTTCCACGCT ATGTTGCTTGATCAGAGCCAGCGAGCCATCAGTCATCAGCTCAGCAGCCTGTGCAAGCA attCCTGCCTCAGATGGCGGAAACGCGCGATGAGTTTGTGCGTATCGGTGACGATCTGGACACGGCGGCTCTGAAGAACGCTCAGGTGTCTCGACACAAGACTGCGGAGGCCGAAAGAGCGAGTCACCTGCTCATCGCCACACGAAAATGCTATCAGCACTTCGCCCTGGATTATTGTCTGCAG CTCAACACGTTCAAGACTCAGCAGAAGGTGGACATTTTGAACTCG GTGTTCTCCTTAGTCAACGCTCAGCTGACGTACTTCCATCAAGGCTTTGACCTGCTCAGAGACCTTGAGCCCGCCATGAAGGTCATGGCCACGCAG TTGTGTGAGCGGTCAGACGAGTGTGCGAGTAAAAGGAAAGAGCTGGAGCACAATCACCTGCTGGTTCAGCAACGA gaTGCCTCCGGAGAGACGCTATTCCGATTGTGTGTTGggaatgatgacatcattcaaGGTTACCTCTTCAAACGATCCAGAAGGAAGTCGAAAACGTGGAAGAG ATGCTGGTTCTCCATCAGGGACAACCAACTCATCTACAGGAAGTCACACAAA GACGCGTCTATGCTTCTTTTTGAGGACCTGCGATTATGCGCCATCAAGTCTTTGGACGACCAGGACCGACGATTTTGCTTTCAGCTGATGTCTGTTCACAA GTGTTGTGCCCTTCAGGCCGACTCTGAGCACGTGAGGCTGGCGTGGATGGGAGCGTTACAAGGCAGCATCGATCTGGCGTACCGAGAGCGAGGCCAAGCCGCTCCCGCACAG CCTCAGGAGCCCCACCCGGCGAGCGGCGGCGACAACGCTGCGGCCAATCAGAAGACGGCGGTGCTGGGCGCGGCTCTGCAGGGCGCCGGCAATCGCCATTGCTGCGACTGCGGCGAGGAGGAACCGCGATGGGCGGCCGTCAACTTGGGCATCACCGTGTGCATTCAGTGCTCTGGCATTCACCG GAGTCTTGGTGTCCACGTGTCCAAGGTGCGCTCGCTCACGCTGGACTCATGGGAAGCGGAGCAACtcaag CTACTGTGCGTCCTGGGAAACGACGCCATTAACAACATCTACGAGGCGCGGTGTCACGACAGAATCAAACCCACTACGGAGAGCCCGCA TGCTGAGAAGGAGGCTTGGATACGAGACAAGTATGTGGAGAAGGCTTTTGTGAGGCGGAATGATGCCGCAA TGCATCATGACGACGTCGAGGCTTCGCCACTGTCGCATCTCTACCGGGCCGCGGTGGCTGGAGACCTGGTCGCCTTGGTGGCGGCGCTGGCCCAGGGGGCGCCGGTAAACGGGAGTTTAGCACCGGAGGAAGGACGCACCGCTCTCATCGGGGCCGCGCAAGGG GGGTCACTGTTGGCGTCCGAGTTCCTGCTGCAGAACAGCGCCAACGTTAACCACAGAGACCGAAGAGGGCAAGGAGCTCTCCACGCAGCAGCCACCGCCGGACACACCGG GCAGGTGTGTCTGCTGCTGAAGCGAGGAGCCAACCAGTATGCGGTGGACGAGAGCGGACGCGACCCACTGGCCATCGCCGTGGAGACGGCGCACGCGGACATCGTCACGCT gcTACGCATGGCCCGAATGAACGAGGAAATGCGAGATTCCGAAGGAGCGTTCGGAGCTACGG GAGACGACCAAACGTTTCAGGACATTTTCCGAGACTTCAGCAACATGGCGTCGCACGATCCGGAGAAGCTGGCCAGACGAACGTTCAGCCGCGATGGAAATGATGGGAACCCGTGA
- the LOC119132825 gene encoding integrin-linked kinase-associated serine/threonine phosphatase 2C isoform X1, which translates to MDLFDDLPEPTQTGPGSAAVAVSPRSAKNINEEEKSTKRKRQDEECDVPSKAEEEEVKKVCREGLPMLRGFVAARRGEREEMQDAHVLLPDMSSCLSPLPAQISGASYFAVFDGHGGTRASRFAAEHLHHILAKNFPRVESENLDKLIKKCLVDTFRQTDEDFLKKASSQKPAWKDGSTATCMLVLDDVVYVANLGDSKAVMCRMEEEEGEAPEGRQRRPTTLALSREHNPIIYEERMRIQRAGGTVREGRVLGVLEVSRSIGDGQYKRCGVISTPDLRRCQLTANDRFIILACDGLFKVFSADEAVRFVLDVLQDSKLTDKEEQYEAACQQLASEAVRRGCADNVTVILVSIDF; encoded by the exons ATGGATCTATTTGACGATCTACCAGAGCCCACTCAGACCG GACCTGGCTCGGCCGCCGTTGCAGTCTCGCCTAGATCGGCCAAAAACATCAACGAGGAGGAGAAGAGCACCAAACGAAAACGACAGGATGAAGAATGTGATGTGCCTTCAAaagcagaagaagaggaggtcAAGAAAGTTTGTAGAGAAG GTCTCCCAATGCTGCGAGGCTTCGTGGCCGCGAGGCGTGGCGAGCGTGAagaaatgcaggatgctcacgTTCTACTTCCCGACATGAGCAGCTGTTTATCGCCGCTGCCAGCGCAAAT TTCTGGGGCGTCTTACTTTGCCGTTTTCGATGGCCATGGTGGCACTCGGGCGTCACGATTTGCAGCCGAACATCTTCACCACATTTTGGCAAAAAACTTTCCCCGAG TTGAGAGTGAGAACCTGGACAAGCTGATTAAAAAATGCCTGGTGGACACTTTCCGTCAGACGGACGAGGACTTTCTGAAGAAAGCATCCAGCCA AAAACCGGCATGGAAAGATGGTTCCACGGCAACCTGCATGCTAGTGCTGGATGACGTGGTCTACGTGGCCAACCTGGGAGACAGCAAG GCGGTGATGTGTCGcatggaagaggaggagggagaagcCCCCGAGGGGCGGCAGAGGCGGCCGACCACGCTGGCGCTCAGTCGAGAACACAACCCCATTATCTACGAGGAGAGGATGAGGATCCAGAGAGCCGGAGGAACCGTCAG GGAGGGGCGTGTGCTTGGCGTCCTGGAGGTGTCGCGCTCCATCGGAGACGGTCAGTACAAGCGATGCGGCGTCATTTCCACCCCAGATCTCAGGAGGTGTCAGCTGACGGCCAATGACAG GTTCATCATCCTGGCCTGTGACGGCTTGTTCAAAGTGTTTTCCGCTGATGAAGCTGTCAGATTTGTCCTTGATGTCCTTCAG GACAGTAAGTTGACAGACAAGGAGGAGCAATATGAAGCGGCCTGCCAACAGCTGGCCAGCGAGGCGGTGCGACGGGGCTGCGCTGATAATGTCACCGTCATCTTGGTTTCTATTGATTTCTGA
- the LOC119132825 gene encoding integrin-linked kinase-associated serine/threonine phosphatase 2C isoform X2 → MLRGFVAARRGEREEMQDAHVLLPDMSSCLSPLPAQISGASYFAVFDGHGGTRASRFAAEHLHHILAKNFPRVESENLDKLIKKCLVDTFRQTDEDFLKKASSQKPAWKDGSTATCMLVLDDVVYVANLGDSKAVMCRMEEEEGEAPEGRQRRPTTLALSREHNPIIYEERMRIQRAGGTVREGRVLGVLEVSRSIGDGQYKRCGVISTPDLRRCQLTANDRFIILACDGLFKVFSADEAVRFVLDVLQDSKLTDKEEQYEAACQQLASEAVRRGCADNVTVILVSIDF, encoded by the exons ATGCTGCGAGGCTTCGTGGCCGCGAGGCGTGGCGAGCGTGAagaaatgcaggatgctcacgTTCTACTTCCCGACATGAGCAGCTGTTTATCGCCGCTGCCAGCGCAAAT TTCTGGGGCGTCTTACTTTGCCGTTTTCGATGGCCATGGTGGCACTCGGGCGTCACGATTTGCAGCCGAACATCTTCACCACATTTTGGCAAAAAACTTTCCCCGAG TTGAGAGTGAGAACCTGGACAAGCTGATTAAAAAATGCCTGGTGGACACTTTCCGTCAGACGGACGAGGACTTTCTGAAGAAAGCATCCAGCCA AAAACCGGCATGGAAAGATGGTTCCACGGCAACCTGCATGCTAGTGCTGGATGACGTGGTCTACGTGGCCAACCTGGGAGACAGCAAG GCGGTGATGTGTCGcatggaagaggaggagggagaagcCCCCGAGGGGCGGCAGAGGCGGCCGACCACGCTGGCGCTCAGTCGAGAACACAACCCCATTATCTACGAGGAGAGGATGAGGATCCAGAGAGCCGGAGGAACCGTCAG GGAGGGGCGTGTGCTTGGCGTCCTGGAGGTGTCGCGCTCCATCGGAGACGGTCAGTACAAGCGATGCGGCGTCATTTCCACCCCAGATCTCAGGAGGTGTCAGCTGACGGCCAATGACAG GTTCATCATCCTGGCCTGTGACGGCTTGTTCAAAGTGTTTTCCGCTGATGAAGCTGTCAGATTTGTCCTTGATGTCCTTCAG GACAGTAAGTTGACAGACAAGGAGGAGCAATATGAAGCGGCCTGCCAACAGCTGGCCAGCGAGGCGGTGCGACGGGGCTGCGCTGATAATGTCACCGTCATCTTGGTTTCTATTGATTTCTGA
- the wdr74 gene encoding WD repeat-containing protein 74 isoform X1, with protein MGESSRPCTVWLGSETGILKGVSVSRRQAFNFCNSSQLSRQHEVRTLCWADAAESELLVGAVDGTVKTFSVEKGEFTNFRSCADPAEGSFVGMAVVDGGSTLVTCVDSGVLKVWRDESSEPTTEIRVGSDVARMRQNTEHPHKVATGGKDNCLKVWDLEKPDKPVFTAKNLRNDWLNLQQPHWVKDMAFIPGSDKVVTCTGYHQVHVYDPSTPQRRPVLEVTYGEYPLTSLSLPATGGSVVVGNTHGQIAVLDLRKGLVRGCFKSLCGSVRGLQCHASQPLVASCGLDRFLRIHSLEDRRVQHKVYLKSRLNCLLLASRNLEDLDDAGDAGQEVKEEDNDVDEVWDAMEQVREQEENLKRKTSEEEGDNSKRKALEDENSKSATSEEERENPEKETPEEEGDNSKRKALEDENSKSATSEEERENPEKETPEEEGDNSKRKALEDENSKSATFEEERENPEKETPEEAEQPKKKRRKRKKAQA; from the exons ATGGGTGAAAGCAGTCGGCCATGTACCGTGTGGCTGGGCTCGGAAACGGGCATTCTGAAGGGCGTCAGTGTGTCCCGCAGACAAGCCTTCAACTTCTGCAACAGCTCACAGCTGAGCCGCCAGCACGAGGTCCGGACACTGTGCTGGGCCGACGCGGCCGAGAGCGAGCTCCTGGTTGGCGCCGTAGACGGAACCGTCAAGACATTCAGCGTGGAAAAGGGAGAATTTACCAACTTCCGTAGCTGCGCTGATCCCGCCGAGGGCTCCTTCGTCGGCATGGCGGTTGTGGACGGCGGCTCAACCCTGGTGACGTGCGTGGATAGTGGCGTGCTCAAAGTATGGAGAGACGAAAGCTCCGAGCCCACCACGGAGATCCGCGTAGGGAGCGACGTGGCCCGAATGAGACAGAACACAGAGCACCCGCACAAGGTGGCAACCGGCGGGAAGGACAATTGTCTCAAAGTGTGGGACCTCGAGAAGCCCGACAAGCCCGTTTTCACCGCTAAGAACCTGCGGAACGACTGGCTGAATCTACAGCAGCCGCACTGGGTCAAAGACATGGCCTTCATACCAGGATCCGACAAGGTGGTCACCTGCACGGGATACCACCAG GTCCACGTGTACGACCCCTCCACACCCCAACGTCGTCCGGTCCTGGAGGTCACCTACGGGGAGTATCCACTGACGTCATTGTCTCTTCCTGCCACCGGAGGTTCGGTGGTGGTCGGGAATACGCACGGTCAGATCGCTGTGCTGGACTTACGAAAAGGCCTGGTGCGGGGATGCTTCAAGAGTCTCTGCGGGAGTGTGCGGGGTCTCCAGTGCCACGCCTCGCAACCCCTGGTGGCATCTTGCGGCCTGGACCGCTTCTTGCGGATCCACAGCCTGGAGGACCGGCGGGTGCAGCACAAGGTTTACCTAAAATCCCGCCTCAACTGCCTCCTGCTCGCCAGCCGAAACTTGGAGGatttggacgacgccggggaCGCCGGGCAGGAGGTTAAGGAGGAGGACAACGATGTGGACGAAGTATGGGATGCCATGGAGCAAGTGAGGGAGCAAGAGGAGAATCTCAAGAGGAAAACATCTGAGGAGGAAGGTGACAACTCCAAGAGGAAAGCACTAGAGGATGAGAATTCCAAGAGTGCAACTTCTGAAGAGGAAAGAGAGAATCCTGAGAAGGAAACACCAGAGGAGGAAGGTGACAACTCCAAGAGGAAAGCACTAGAGGATGAGAATTCCAAGAGTGCAACTTCTGAAGAGGAAAGAGAGAATCCTGAGAAGGAAACACCAGAGGAGGAAGGTGACAACTCCAAGAGGAAAGCACTAGAGGATGAGAATTCCAAGAGTGCAACTTTTGAGGAGGAAAGAGAGAATCCTGAGAAGGAAACACCAGAGGAAGCGGAACAgccgaagaagaagaggaggaaaagaaagaaagctcaAGCCTGA